From Cognatishimia activa, one genomic window encodes:
- a CDS encoding nucleoside hydrolase — MTAPRKIIIDTDPGQDDAAAIMLALGSPEELEVLGITCVAGNVPLALTQKNARIVCEWSGKPETKVFQGCDAPMARKLVTAEHVHGKTGLDGPDPLPTPSMPLQEQHAVDFIIDTLRKEPAGEVTLCTLGPLTNIGTAFSKAPDIIDRVQEIVMMGGAYFEVGNITPAAEFNIYVDPEAADIVFKSGRPITVMPLDVTHKALTTTARVQAFRDLNTEAGIALAEMLDFFERFDVEKYGSEGGPLHDPCVIAYLLKPDLFKGRHVNVQIETTSELTLGMTVADYWGVTDHAPNAMFMQDVDADGFFALLTERVARL, encoded by the coding sequence ATGACAGCTCCACGCAAAATTATCATCGACACCGACCCCGGGCAGGACGACGCTGCTGCCATTATGCTAGCGCTTGGCAGTCCCGAAGAGCTCGAAGTTCTCGGCATTACCTGCGTTGCGGGCAATGTGCCGCTTGCACTGACACAGAAGAATGCGCGCATTGTCTGTGAATGGTCGGGTAAGCCAGAAACAAAGGTCTTTCAGGGCTGTGACGCGCCCATGGCGCGCAAACTGGTCACAGCAGAACACGTGCATGGCAAAACAGGTCTCGACGGCCCGGATCCGCTGCCGACACCTTCGATGCCTCTGCAAGAGCAGCACGCCGTGGATTTCATCATCGACACACTTCGTAAGGAGCCTGCTGGCGAGGTCACTCTCTGCACTCTTGGCCCACTCACCAATATCGGGACAGCGTTTTCTAAAGCCCCCGATATCATCGATCGCGTGCAAGAAATCGTCATGATGGGTGGCGCTTATTTTGAAGTCGGCAACATCACACCAGCCGCTGAATTCAACATCTATGTTGATCCGGAAGCCGCTGATATCGTATTTAAATCTGGCCGACCAATCACAGTTATGCCACTGGATGTCACCCATAAAGCACTCACAACAACAGCACGTGTTCAAGCCTTCCGTGACCTCAACACCGAGGCCGGGATCGCCCTCGCTGAGATGCTTGATTTCTTTGAGCGGTTTGACGTCGAAAAATACGGTTCGGAAGGCGGCCCATTGCATGATCCCTGCGTGATCGCTTACCTGCTCAAACCTGACCTCTTCAAAGGCCGCCACGTGAACGTGCAAATCGAAACCACATCAGAGCTGACGCTCGGCATGACCGTTGCCGACTATTGGGGTGTGACCGATCACGCGCCCAATGCGATGTTCATGCAGGATGTGGATGCGGACGGCTTTTTCGCCCTTCTGACCGAAAGAGTTGCCCGCTTATGA
- the pdxA gene encoding 4-hydroxythreonine-4-phosphate dehydrogenase PdxA, translated as MNEAPIALTCGEPAGVGLELAEKAWSALKDELAFFLIADPAHLPGSIPTQVINSPEDAPSVMANALPVLAHSFDGKSVPGVPDAKNAQGVIDVIASAVDLAISGAASAVCTSPIHKKALKDGAEFPFPGHTEYLAHLADVDQVVMMLASDELRVVPTTIHIALKDVPEALTPELIKRTIEITNTDMQRYFGLSLPRLAVAGLNPHAGEGGTMGVEDRDVIAPVLDRLRADGFDLKGPMSADTMFHARARQSYDAAICMYHDQALIPIKTLDFDRGVNVTLGLPFIRTSPDHGTAFDIAGKGLANPTSTIEALRMAAKMARAREKAVVT; from the coding sequence ATGAATGAAGCTCCAATAGCCCTGACTTGCGGCGAACCCGCTGGGGTGGGATTGGAATTGGCAGAAAAAGCATGGTCAGCTCTGAAAGATGAGCTGGCCTTCTTTTTGATTGCCGACCCTGCACATCTGCCCGGCTCTATCCCGACTCAAGTTATCAATTCGCCAGAAGATGCGCCCAGCGTCATGGCAAACGCCCTACCCGTTCTGGCGCATTCGTTTGACGGTAAATCCGTACCGGGTGTGCCTGACGCCAAAAATGCGCAAGGTGTGATCGATGTGATCGCAAGTGCAGTGGACTTGGCTATATCCGGGGCCGCGAGTGCCGTCTGCACTTCGCCCATTCACAAGAAGGCGCTAAAGGATGGCGCTGAGTTCCCGTTTCCAGGTCACACGGAATACCTCGCGCATTTGGCAGATGTAGATCAGGTTGTGATGATGCTGGCCTCTGATGAGTTGCGGGTCGTGCCCACCACCATTCACATAGCCTTGAAGGATGTGCCGGAGGCACTGACGCCTGAACTGATCAAAAGAACCATTGAAATCACCAACACCGATATGCAGCGCTACTTTGGTCTATCTTTACCACGACTGGCTGTTGCTGGGTTAAACCCGCATGCTGGTGAGGGTGGTACCATGGGCGTTGAAGATCGAGATGTCATTGCACCAGTTCTCGATCGCCTGCGTGCAGATGGCTTTGATCTGAAAGGTCCGATGTCGGCAGACACGATGTTTCACGCCAGAGCGCGCCAATCTTATGATGCCGCCATCTGCATGTATCACGATCAGGCTCTCATTCCGATCAAGACACTCGACTTTGATCGCGGTGTGAACGTCACACTTGGCCTGCCCTTCATCCGTACCTCACCCGATCACGGCACCGCGTTTGATATAGCAGGCAAAGGACTTGCCAATCCAACAAGCACCATTGAAGCGCTCAGAATGGCAGCGAAAATGGCCAGGGCTCGCGAAAAAGCGGTTGTGACCTAA
- the prfA gene encoding peptide chain release factor 1, whose protein sequence is MVPFERLEQIAQRFEYLEAQMADGAAGADIAALAKEYSELKPVVEQIAAYKQLLADLEEAESMMDDPDMRELAEEELPELKSRLPEAEKDLQIALLPKDAADARPAMIEIRPGTGGDEAALFAGDLLRMYQRYSEARGWSFEIIEESATELGGIKEVVAHIKGENVFARLKYESGVHRVQRVPSTESGGRIHTSAATVAVLPEADDVDIEINPGDIRIDTMRSSGAGGQHVNTTDSAVRITHLPSGIVVTSSEKSQHRNREIAMQVLKTRLYDMERQRIDSERSADRKSQVGSGDRSERIRTYNFPQGRMTDHRINLTLYKLDQVMQGDIDEIVDALTADDQAAMLAEMQ, encoded by the coding sequence ATGGTTCCATTTGAACGACTAGAACAGATTGCCCAACGCTTTGAGTATCTTGAAGCGCAGATGGCGGATGGTGCAGCGGGTGCAGATATTGCAGCGTTGGCAAAAGAATATTCCGAGCTAAAGCCCGTGGTTGAACAGATCGCGGCTTATAAGCAGCTGCTGGCTGATCTTGAGGAAGCTGAGTCCATGATGGATGATCCCGATATGCGGGAGCTGGCAGAGGAAGAGCTGCCTGAGCTGAAATCGCGTCTGCCAGAGGCTGAAAAAGACCTGCAGATTGCACTGCTACCAAAAGATGCGGCGGACGCGCGTCCTGCAATGATCGAAATCCGCCCTGGCACAGGTGGCGATGAGGCAGCTCTGTTTGCTGGCGATTTGCTACGGATGTACCAGCGCTATTCCGAAGCGCGGGGCTGGAGCTTTGAGATCATCGAAGAAAGCGCCACGGAACTTGGCGGCATCAAAGAAGTTGTAGCCCATATCAAAGGCGAAAACGTCTTTGCACGTCTGAAATACGAAAGTGGCGTTCACCGGGTGCAACGAGTTCCATCAACTGAAAGCGGTGGGCGTATTCACACGTCTGCGGCCACCGTTGCCGTATTACCTGAAGCGGATGACGTAGACATCGAAATTAACCCCGGTGACATTCGTATCGATACCATGCGCAGTTCTGGGGCCGGGGGGCAGCACGTGAACACAACGGATTCTGCGGTGCGCATCACCCACCTTCCGTCGGGTATCGTTGTAACGTCTTCTGAGAAATCCCAGCACCGCAACCGCGAGATTGCGATGCAGGTTTTAAAAACGCGGCTTTACGATATGGAACGCCAACGGATCGATAGTGAACGTTCAGCTGATCGAAAATCGCAGGTTGGCTCCGGGGATCGGTCTGAACGCATCCGGACCTATAATTTCCCACAAGGGCGCATGACCGATCACCGTATCAACCTGACGCTCTATAAGCTTGATCAGGTCATGCAGGGCGACATCGATGAGATTGTTGATGCGCTGACAGCTGATGATCAGGCCGCGATGCTTGCAGAGATGCAGTGA
- a CDS encoding GNAT family N-acetyltransferase → MSAALHLAKPQDLEKLMPLVMAFHNEMGLGTEETTLERALIPLLDGSPYGAVYLMGPARAPMGYVVLTFSWSLELGGMDGFIDEIYLRPAVRGRGIALETLHSLRKTMKSAGVMALHLEVDREDETAQKLYRRARFELRERYSLMTLML, encoded by the coding sequence ATGAGTGCTGCCCTCCACCTCGCCAAACCCCAAGACCTTGAAAAACTAATGCCTCTTGTGATGGCTTTTCACAATGAAATGGGGCTGGGGACCGAAGAAACCACTCTGGAGCGGGCATTAATCCCGCTGTTAGATGGCTCACCCTATGGAGCAGTTTATCTCATGGGGCCTGCACGAGCACCGATGGGCTATGTCGTTCTGACCTTCAGTTGGTCGCTGGAACTCGGTGGCATGGATGGCTTCATCGATGAAATCTATCTGCGCCCTGCGGTGCGTGGCAGAGGCATCGCCTTGGAAACCTTGCACAGCCTGCGCAAAACCATGAAGTCCGCGGGTGTCATGGCGCTGCATCTGGAAGTTGACCGCGAAGATGAAACCGCCCAGAAACTCTACCGCCGGGCACGATTTGAACTGCGCGAGCGCTATTCTCTCATGACATTAATGCTATGA
- the rsmA gene encoding 16S rRNA (adenine(1518)-N(6)/adenine(1519)-N(6))-dimethyltransferase RsmA, which yields MAAIDNLPPLRDVIEKHGLSARKSLGQNFLLDLNLTAKIARQAGDLTACDVLEIGPGPGGLTRGLLAEGARRVLAIEKDDRCMPALSEISEAYPNRLEVINGDALEIDPLGHLTQPIRVAANLPYNVGTELLVRWLTPKEWPPFWESLTLMFQREVAERIIAKPGSKAYGRLAILSQWRADARIVLHLPPEAFSPPPKVHSAVVHLKALETPRFEADAATLSRVVATAFNQRRKMLRSSLKSLTPDIEDRLVAAGIKPTDRAEVVSLEAFCALAREMAKN from the coding sequence ATGGCAGCTATCGACAATCTTCCTCCGCTTCGCGATGTGATCGAGAAACACGGTCTTTCCGCTCGTAAATCCCTTGGTCAGAACTTCCTGCTTGATCTGAACTTGACCGCCAAAATCGCGCGGCAGGCGGGGGATTTGACAGCTTGTGATGTGCTGGAGATCGGCCCCGGTCCAGGTGGTCTCACAAGAGGTCTCCTTGCTGAAGGTGCGCGCCGCGTTCTTGCGATTGAAAAAGACGACCGCTGCATGCCTGCGCTTTCTGAAATTTCAGAGGCCTATCCAAATCGGCTTGAGGTCATAAACGGCGACGCGCTTGAGATAGACCCGCTTGGCCATCTGACCCAGCCCATCCGCGTTGCAGCAAACTTGCCATACAATGTGGGTACCGAACTCTTGGTGCGTTGGCTTACGCCGAAGGAATGGCCGCCGTTCTGGGAGAGCCTGACACTGATGTTCCAACGCGAAGTCGCAGAGCGCATCATCGCGAAGCCCGGCAGCAAGGCTTATGGTCGTTTGGCTATATTGTCCCAGTGGCGAGCTGACGCGCGGATTGTGCTCCACCTGCCACCAGAAGCGTTTTCACCGCCACCAAAGGTTCACAGTGCTGTCGTTCATTTGAAGGCACTCGAAACACCGCGTTTTGAGGCGGATGCGGCAACTCTCTCTCGCGTCGTCGCAACAGCGTTTAATCAACGTCGCAAAATGCTTCGATCTTCTTTGAAATCGCTGACCCCTGACATCGAAGACAGGTTGGTCGCTGCAGGGATTAAACCAACAGATCGCGCAGAGGTGGTTTCTTTGGAAGCCTTCTGCGCCCTGGCTCGTGAAATGGCGAAAAACTAA
- the mazG gene encoding nucleoside triphosphate pyrophosphohydrolase has product MPRLLEIMRRLRDPETGCPWDIEQDFSTIAPYTIEEAYEVADAIEREEWDELKGELGDLLFQSVFHAQMADEKGLFTFNDVADTMSDKMVARHPHVFGDENRDKSAEQQTKDWETIKAAERAGKAQKGTLDGVAVGLPALLRAVKLQKRAARVGFDWPDVSHVLAKIVEESHELVEARETLTQEDIEEEFGDLLFVMANLARHMNIEPESALRATNTKFTRRFEKVEAKLAERGKSPEQSDLAEMDALWDEVKAEEKAAKNRE; this is encoded by the coding sequence ATGCCGCGCCTCCTGGAGATCATGCGCCGTTTGCGTGATCCTGAAACGGGCTGCCCATGGGATATCGAACAGGATTTCAGCACCATTGCTCCCTATACCATTGAAGAGGCTTACGAAGTTGCCGACGCCATTGAGCGCGAAGAATGGGATGAGCTGAAAGGCGAGCTGGGTGATTTGTTGTTTCAATCAGTCTTTCATGCCCAGATGGCTGATGAAAAAGGCCTCTTCACTTTCAATGATGTGGCCGACACCATGTCAGACAAAATGGTCGCTCGGCATCCGCATGTCTTTGGCGATGAAAACCGAGACAAATCAGCAGAGCAACAGACCAAGGACTGGGAGACCATCAAAGCCGCCGAACGCGCCGGCAAAGCTCAGAAGGGCACATTGGATGGGGTGGCGGTCGGCCTCCCTGCTCTGCTGCGCGCCGTGAAGCTTCAGAAGCGTGCCGCCCGTGTTGGATTTGACTGGCCGGATGTCAGCCATGTCCTTGCCAAGATCGTAGAAGAAAGCCACGAGCTTGTTGAAGCCCGCGAAACCCTGACGCAGGAAGACATCGAAGAAGAATTTGGGGATCTCCTGTTTGTCATGGCCAATCTCGCCCGCCACATGAATATCGAACCGGAATCCGCATTGCGGGCCACCAATACCAAGTTCACGCGGCGGTTTGAAAAGGTCGAAGCCAAACTTGCCGAACGTGGCAAATCGCCAGAGCAATCAGACCTCGCAGAGATGGACGCACTTTGGGATGAAGTGAAGGCAGAAGAAAAGGCGGCAAAAAACCGCGAATAA
- a CDS encoding Fe(3+) ABC transporter substrate-binding protein, which produces MSVNIKSTIFAAAATTIALPAVAEEVNVYSYRQPELIKPLTDAFTAETGIKVNVAYLAKGMIERLQAEGDRSPADVILTVDISRLAGVVNAGLTQPVESETLNANVPADYRDPDNHWFGLTTRARIVYASKDRVAEGEVTTYEDLADPKWEGRICTRSGTNAYNVALTSAVLHHHGEEGTQAWLEGLKSNLARKPQGNDRAQVKAIWAGECDISVGNTYYMGKMLSDDEQKAWAESVNIVFPTFENGGTHVNVSGVAMTKSAPNKDAALKMMEFLTSPQAQEIYAKANYEYPIAEGTQADALVQGWGSFDADDVNLMTLAGNRDAALKLIETVDFDG; this is translated from the coding sequence ATGTCCGTGAATATCAAATCGACTATCTTCGCAGCTGCCGCCACGACGATTGCCCTGCCTGCTGTTGCTGAGGAAGTGAACGTATATTCTTACCGCCAGCCTGAACTGATCAAACCTCTGACCGATGCGTTTACTGCCGAAACCGGTATCAAAGTAAACGTCGCATACTTAGCAAAAGGCATGATCGAACGCCTTCAAGCCGAGGGTGACCGCTCCCCGGCAGATGTGATCCTGACCGTCGACATTTCGCGCCTTGCAGGTGTTGTGAACGCAGGCCTCACTCAGCCTGTTGAAAGCGAAACACTGAACGCGAACGTGCCTGCAGACTATCGCGACCCAGACAATCACTGGTTTGGCCTGACCACCCGCGCCCGCATTGTATACGCCTCCAAGGATCGCGTCGCGGAAGGCGAAGTCACCACCTACGAAGATCTGGCAGACCCAAAATGGGAAGGCCGTATCTGCACACGTTCCGGCACCAACGCTTATAACGTCGCTCTGACTTCTGCGGTTCTGCATCACCACGGTGAAGAAGGCACACAGGCTTGGCTCGAAGGCCTGAAATCCAATCTCGCACGCAAACCACAAGGTAACGACCGCGCACAGGTCAAAGCGATCTGGGCAGGCGAATGTGATATCTCTGTTGGCAACACCTACTATATGGGCAAGATGCTTTCTGATGACGAGCAAAAAGCCTGGGCGGAAAGCGTGAACATCGTCTTCCCAACCTTTGAGAACGGCGGCACACACGTGAACGTTTCTGGTGTGGCAATGACAAAATCTGCGCCAAACAAAGACGCAGCACTGAAGATGATGGAATTCCTAACCTCTCCTCAAGCACAGGAAATCTATGCCAAAGCCAATTACGAATACCCAATTGCCGAAGGCACACAGGCTGATGCGCTGGTGCAAGGCTGGGGCTCCTTTGATGCCGACGACGTCAACCTGATGACGCTCGCAGGCAACCGTGACGCCGCCCTAAAACTGATCGAGACGGTCGACTTCGACGGCTAA
- a CDS encoding DUF4167 domain-containing protein has translation MRSQKSRSRNKNNRNNRPSGNIVNRVFDSNGPEGKVRGTPQQIIDKYNQLARDAQLGNDRVAAENFQQHAEHYLRMLSEAQREMEARREEQERQNRERQAERDRERAARAERQERESNQPAPQAEAAPADDQPSDAGLDVIGDDAGSGLVETPEAAEKPKRARRPRKPAADVEGSAEEAPAKPKRTRKPKAEQPDAEETKAAE, from the coding sequence ATGAGATCTCAGAAATCCCGTTCGCGGAATAAGAATAACCGCAACAACCGTCCCTCCGGTAATATCGTCAACCGCGTGTTTGACAGTAACGGACCGGAAGGCAAAGTGCGCGGTACTCCGCAGCAGATTATTGATAAATACAATCAGTTGGCGCGCGATGCTCAACTGGGCAACGACCGTGTCGCGGCCGAGAACTTTCAACAGCACGCAGAGCATTATCTGCGCATGTTGTCAGAAGCTCAGCGTGAAATGGAAGCGCGTCGTGAAGAGCAAGAGCGCCAGAACCGCGAGCGTCAAGCAGAGCGGGATCGTGAGCGTGCCGCACGTGCAGAGCGTCAAGAACGCGAAAGCAATCAACCTGCGCCACAGGCTGAAGCTGCCCCCGCAGATGATCAACCATCAGATGCTGGCCTTGATGTGATTGGGGATGATGCTGGCAGCGGATTGGTGGAAACACCTGAAGCCGCAGAAAAGCCAAAGCGCGCGAGACGCCCTCGTAAGCCTGCAGCCGATGTTGAAGGCTCTGCGGAAGAAGCGCCCGCAAAGCCAAAGCGCACTCGCAAGCCAAAGGCAGAACAGCCTGACGCGGAAGAAACCAAAGCCGCAGAATAA
- a CDS encoding peptidylprolyl isomerase, with protein MKLKSYLIGAAAAGAFCLTTLSVSAQSLFSPAATVNEAVVTNYEVQQRAAFYKVIRRLGNLEKIALEDLVEDRLKAQAARELGIEIDPEQLETGMNEFAGRANLKTDQFLQAIAQEGVEPRTFREFVRNGLLWRGVVQARFQGRVQISEAEIDAALGSAGQSGLRVLLSEIIIPVTPQTEDQVLDLANQISELTSYKDFAEAARRFSAANSRNNDGRLEWLPLSRLPGPLQPVILELKPGEVSAPLELEGALAIFQMRGIEELPVSRPQIAAIEYGVLRLAGGRSPETLAQAENIRQSIDTCDDLYGVNFGGPEEALTVEARQPSDIPRSVALELAKLDRHEVSTALTSEDGSQLLFIMMCGRTSAINEEASRDDVLNALRNRRLNSYADGYLEQLRADATIDIK; from the coding sequence ATGAAACTAAAGTCCTATCTGATTGGAGCCGCAGCTGCAGGCGCATTCTGTTTGACCACTTTAAGCGTTTCAGCGCAGAGCCTCTTTAGCCCCGCGGCCACCGTGAATGAAGCCGTGGTCACCAACTACGAAGTGCAGCAGCGCGCTGCGTTTTATAAGGTGATCCGTCGTCTTGGAAACCTGGAGAAGATTGCGCTGGAAGATCTCGTCGAGGATCGCTTGAAGGCGCAGGCCGCGCGTGAGCTGGGGATCGAGATTGATCCTGAACAGCTTGAAACCGGTATGAATGAGTTTGCAGGTCGTGCAAATCTCAAAACGGATCAATTTCTACAGGCCATCGCACAAGAAGGCGTGGAGCCGCGCACATTCCGTGAATTTGTGCGCAACGGCCTTTTGTGGCGCGGTGTAGTGCAGGCGCGTTTCCAAGGGCGTGTACAAATTTCCGAAGCAGAAATCGATGCTGCCCTCGGCAGCGCGGGCCAATCAGGACTGCGTGTTCTATTGTCTGAGATCATCATTCCTGTGACGCCGCAGACTGAAGATCAGGTGCTTGATTTGGCAAACCAGATCAGCGAGCTCACCAGCTATAAAGACTTCGCTGAAGCCGCGCGCCGGTTCTCTGCCGCGAATTCTCGTAACAACGATGGGCGTTTGGAATGGTTGCCACTCAGCCGCCTGCCCGGCCCGCTTCAACCTGTTATTCTGGAGCTAAAGCCTGGTGAAGTCTCTGCGCCGCTGGAACTGGAAGGTGCATTGGCGATCTTCCAGATGCGCGGCATCGAAGAGCTGCCAGTCAGTAGGCCTCAGATTGCTGCCATTGAGTACGGCGTTCTAAGACTCGCGGGCGGACGTAGCCCTGAAACACTGGCTCAAGCCGAAAACATTCGTCAGAGCATCGACACCTGTGACGACCTCTATGGTGTAAACTTCGGTGGCCCAGAGGAAGCCCTAACCGTAGAAGCGCGCCAGCCTTCAGACATTCCACGCTCCGTAGCTTTGGAACTTGCAAAGCTAGATCGTCACGAAGTTTCAACCGCCCTGACCAGCGAAGATGGTTCTCAGCTGCTCTTCATTATGATGTGTGGCCGCACTTCCGCCATCAATGAGGAAGCCAGCCGCGATGACGTACTGAATGCCCTGCGCAACCGTCGTTTGAACTCTTATGCAGATGGCTATCTTGAGCAGCTTCGTGCAGATGCCACGATTGATATCAAATGA
- the prmC gene encoding peptide chain release factor N(5)-glutamine methyltransferase, which yields MILREVLMEGTRALRDAGVPGPERDARLLLAEAIDLPVARLTLEPDWPVTTEQVSVFHGYLARRSAREPVSRILGRRVFWGRDFEVTPDVLDPRPETETLIAEALNGTPAKRLIDLGCGSGIIGVTLLAEWSAAKGICSDVSQPCLEVTGRNAKTHAVQERLELVQSDWFEKIEGRFDLILSNPPYITEEEMAHLDPDVALHDPHLALTPGGDGLAPYRILANGAVQYLNNGGRILVEIGWKQGPDVAQIFSDAGLTHVMVISDLDGRDRVVSAINTG from the coding sequence ATGATCCTGCGTGAGGTTCTCATGGAGGGGACGCGTGCTTTGCGTGATGCAGGAGTTCCAGGACCAGAACGGGATGCGCGTCTACTGCTTGCCGAAGCCATCGATCTACCTGTTGCGCGTCTGACGCTGGAACCTGACTGGCCTGTAACGACTGAACAGGTGTCGGTTTTTCATGGATATTTAGCGCGGCGATCCGCACGCGAACCAGTGTCGCGTATCTTGGGGCGCCGAGTGTTTTGGGGGCGGGACTTTGAAGTGACGCCCGATGTGCTGGACCCAAGGCCTGAAACGGAAACTCTGATTGCCGAGGCGCTGAATGGGACACCTGCAAAACGTCTGATCGATTTGGGTTGTGGCAGCGGCATTATTGGGGTGACTTTGCTGGCAGAGTGGTCTGCCGCCAAAGGGATTTGCAGCGACGTCAGCCAGCCTTGCTTGGAAGTCACAGGACGGAATGCGAAGACACACGCGGTTCAAGAACGGCTGGAATTGGTTCAGTCTGATTGGTTTGAAAAAATCGAGGGCCGCTTTGATCTGATCCTCTCAAATCCGCCTTACATCACCGAAGAAGAAATGGCGCATCTGGATCCAGATGTGGCACTGCATGATCCGCATTTGGCCCTGACACCGGGTGGCGATGGGCTGGCACCTTATCGCATTTTGGCCAATGGCGCAGTGCAATATCTGAACAATGGCGGGCGTATTCTGGTTGAGATTGGTTGGAAGCAAGGCCCTGATGTTGCTCAAATTTTCAGCGATGCAGGTTTGACCCACGTTATGGTGATCAGCGACCTAGATGGTCGAGATCGTGTCGTTTCAGCCATAAATACAGGGTAA
- a CDS encoding outer membrane protein: protein MTHKFGALALSTVCAMTIAHAVSAGSLGDPVVEAPISTVAEETWQGVRLGLTYNTEIASNTYETSEDVPFINGSNVGSDDLGGFLGYDFQRGNIVFGVELQTLPRQNPVQGNPTRVHGNMNSVRGRIGYATDTTLFYGSLGAARSDFDDGGNMMKLNGYVAGIGIERKLGKNSFVGFAVDHFELSGTRSANAVDASHTIAQLRIGFRF from the coding sequence ATGACCCACAAATTCGGTGCACTGGCCCTTTCGACCGTTTGCGCGATGACCATCGCCCATGCTGTTTCTGCAGGATCACTCGGCGATCCGGTGGTTGAAGCGCCGATTTCGACAGTTGCCGAAGAAACTTGGCAGGGCGTGCGTCTTGGTTTGACTTACAATACCGAGATCGCCAGCAATACCTATGAGACCTCTGAAGATGTGCCCTTCATTAATGGCAGCAACGTCGGTTCAGATGACCTTGGTGGGTTCCTGGGGTATGACTTTCAGCGCGGAAACATTGTTTTCGGCGTAGAGCTTCAAACATTGCCTCGACAAAATCCGGTTCAAGGGAACCCGACACGCGTGCATGGAAACATGAATTCTGTTCGTGGCCGCATTGGCTACGCGACCGATACAACGCTGTTTTACGGATCCCTCGGTGCAGCGCGTAGCGATTTTGATGACGGCGGCAATATGATGAAACTCAATGGCTATGTAGCCGGCATTGGCATCGAACGTAAGCTTGGTAAAAACAGTTTTGTCGGCTTTGCCGTTGATCACTTCGAACTGTCCGGAACGCGATCTGCGAATGCCGTGGACGCCAGCCACACAATCGCGCAACTGCGCATCGGCTTTCGCTTTTAA